From a single Saccharomonospora amisosensis genomic region:
- a CDS encoding YciI family protein, giving the protein MAWFVVEIRYVQDKFGPVRPRHREYLASLAEQGKVLVAGPLQDDTGGLTLYEAADRQELQRLIDADPYHIEGAIAERTVREFKPVLGSWVPKGS; this is encoded by the coding sequence GTGGCCTGGTTCGTGGTGGAGATCCGGTACGTGCAGGACAAGTTCGGGCCGGTGCGACCTCGGCACCGCGAGTATCTCGCCTCGCTCGCCGAGCAGGGCAAGGTGCTGGTCGCGGGCCCGTTGCAGGACGACACCGGCGGACTCACGCTGTACGAGGCCGCCGACAGGCAGGAGTTGCAGCGGCTCATCGACGCCGACCCTTACCACATCGAGGGCGCGATCGCGGAGCGCACGGTCCGCGAGTTCAAACCGGTCCTCGGTTCCTGGGTGCCGAAGGGGTCGTGA
- a CDS encoding RNA polymerase sigma factor, which yields MHGSAEPMRHRNTTRSAQSSVEQTLSHLRTLDAPAPKAQPSGPLTLEDLYRQHRMRLVRLAILLVDEPATAEDVVQEAFTGLHRNWSKLRDAAAAVAYLRTAVVNGSRSVLRRRKTAREYVPPHAVNARSAESLAMLSTEHQAVVNALSKLPPRQREVLVLRYYGGLSEAEISEAAGISKGTVKSTASRALEALQRAMHDGRG from the coding sequence ATGCATGGCAGTGCCGAGCCCATGCGCCACCGAAACACCACTCGAAGCGCGCAAAGCAGCGTCGAGCAGACGCTGAGCCACCTGCGCACGCTGGACGCGCCCGCGCCGAAGGCGCAGCCGTCCGGCCCGCTGACGCTGGAAGACCTGTACCGCCAGCACCGGATGCGGCTCGTGCGGCTGGCGATCCTGCTGGTGGACGAGCCTGCGACAGCGGAGGACGTGGTACAGGAGGCCTTCACCGGGCTGCACCGCAACTGGAGCAAGCTCCGGGACGCCGCCGCCGCGGTCGCCTATCTGCGGACAGCGGTGGTCAACGGGTCACGCAGCGTGCTGCGCCGCCGCAAGACCGCCCGGGAATACGTCCCCCCGCACGCGGTCAACGCCCGTTCGGCGGAGAGTCTCGCCATGCTGTCCACCGAGCATCAGGCCGTGGTCAACGCGCTGTCCAAGCTGCCGCCGAGGCAAAGGGAAGTGCTTGTACTACGCTACTACGGTGGGTTGTCGGAGGCGGAGATCTCCGAGGCCGCGGGGATATCCAAGGGCACCGTGAAGTCCACGGCCAGCCGCGCGCTGGAGGCGTTGCAGAGAGCCATGCACGACGGCCGCGGCTGA
- the nagA gene encoding N-acetylglucosamine-6-phosphate deacetylase, with protein MNGADEFVLTSGRVACPDGVRDAAWVSVSGARITGIGTSAPPEGDHVDLGGALVVPGFIDMHCHGGGGGSFSSGDNEEVATAIAAHRRHGTTTMLASLVSDPIPALADQLAVLAEFVTTGELAGVHLEGPFIASARCGAHDPAMLREPDTSAVDALLEAGRGHIRMVTLAPELTGGIKAVRQLTESGVVAAIGHTDAVEEQIRPAIDAGATVATHLFNGMRPLHHRDPGPIGALLDDERVTVELICDLVHVHPTVLRLAARHVGTARTVLVTDAISATDAADGTYRLGRLAVEVSDGVATLAGNGTLAGSTLTMDLAFRNFVLGAGMSVEEAVRATSGHVAELLGIADRTGALRPGLYADLVVLDDELRPRGVLRRGEWVLREGF; from the coding sequence GTGAACGGTGCTGACGAGTTCGTGCTGACGAGCGGGCGCGTGGCCTGCCCGGACGGTGTGCGCGACGCCGCATGGGTGTCGGTGTCCGGAGCGCGGATCACCGGCATCGGCACCTCCGCCCCGCCCGAAGGCGACCACGTGGATCTCGGCGGCGCGCTCGTCGTTCCCGGCTTCATCGACATGCACTGTCACGGCGGCGGGGGCGGGTCCTTCTCCAGCGGCGACAACGAGGAGGTGGCCACGGCGATCGCCGCCCACCGCAGACACGGCACAACCACCATGTTGGCGAGCCTTGTCTCCGACCCCATCCCGGCGCTGGCCGACCAACTGGCCGTGCTCGCCGAGTTCGTCACCACCGGCGAGCTGGCGGGCGTCCACCTGGAAGGACCGTTCATCGCCAGCGCACGCTGCGGCGCGCACGACCCCGCGATGCTGCGCGAGCCCGACACCAGCGCCGTCGACGCGCTGCTGGAGGCAGGGCGAGGCCACATCAGGATGGTCACGTTGGCGCCCGAGCTGACCGGTGGGATCAAGGCCGTGCGGCAGCTCACCGAGTCGGGCGTGGTGGCCGCGATCGGACACACCGACGCGGTCGAGGAACAGATCCGGCCCGCGATCGACGCGGGCGCCACCGTGGCCACCCACCTGTTCAACGGGATGCGGCCACTGCATCACCGCGACCCCGGGCCGATCGGCGCGCTGCTTGACGACGAACGGGTCACCGTCGAACTCATCTGCGACCTGGTTCACGTCCATCCAACGGTGCTGCGGCTGGCCGCCCGCCACGTCGGTACGGCACGGACGGTGCTGGTGACCGACGCGATCTCGGCCACCGACGCCGCCGACGGCACCTACCGGCTGGGCAGGCTGGCCGTAGAGGTCAGCGACGGTGTCGCGACGCTGGCGGGCAACGGCACGCTCGCCGGTAGCACGCTCACCATGGACCTCGCGTTCCGCAACTTCGTCCTCGGCGCCGGCATGAGCGTCGAGGAAGCCGTCAGAGCCACCTCCGGCCACGTGGCCGAGCTGCTCGGTATCGCCGACCGGACTGGCGCGCTGCGCCCGGGGCTGTACGCCGACCTCGTGGTCCTCGACGACGAGCTGCGGCCGCGTGGGGTGCTGCGGCGTGGCGAATGGGTGCTTCGGGAGGGCTTCTGA
- a CDS encoding DedA family protein, whose product MLSQTPAQMSLMPEWLDPQHLLSGLTPTVIALLCLILFAESSVFPVLPGDSLLFTAGLFIANGSIEAPLWLVCVLATSAAILGNAIGYGIGWKVGPKLFNRPDSRFFKQEYVDKTHAFLERHGSKAIVLARFVPFVRTFITWIAGIGRMSRKKYFTYTVIGGILWAAGLIVLGSLLGNIPFIRDNVDAIFILIVLVSVVPIVLEYLKGRRGKKSAAASAGTDPEG is encoded by the coding sequence ATGCTTTCGCAGACACCAGCACAGATGTCGCTCATGCCGGAATGGCTCGATCCACAACATTTGCTTTCCGGACTCACCCCGACGGTCATCGCGCTGCTGTGCCTGATCCTGTTCGCCGAAAGCAGTGTATTCCCCGTGTTGCCCGGCGATTCGCTGCTGTTCACGGCGGGCCTGTTCATCGCGAACGGAAGCATCGAAGCCCCGCTGTGGCTGGTGTGCGTGCTCGCCACGAGCGCCGCCATCCTCGGCAACGCGATCGGTTACGGCATCGGCTGGAAGGTCGGCCCCAAGCTGTTCAACCGGCCCGACTCCCGCTTCTTCAAGCAGGAGTACGTCGACAAGACCCACGCCTTCCTCGAGCGGCACGGTTCCAAGGCGATCGTGCTCGCGCGCTTCGTGCCGTTCGTGCGCACGTTCATCACCTGGATCGCGGGCATCGGCAGGATGAGCCGCAAGAAGTACTTCACCTACACGGTGATCGGCGGAATCCTGTGGGCAGCCGGGCTCATCGTGCTGGGCTCGCTGCTCGGCAACATCCCGTTCATCAGGGACAATGTGGACGCCATCTTCATCCTCATCGTGCTGGTCTCGGTAGTGCCCATCGTGCTGGAGTACCTCAAGGGCCGCAGGGGCAAGAAGTCAGCGGCCGCTTCGGCGGGCACCGACCCGGAAGGATGA
- a CDS encoding FAD-binding oxidoreductase, with the protein MTNDSLVAELCSVLGAEAVLTDADVTAGYSRDQMPLAPSGTPLAVVFPTDVDGVRETVRACAEAAVPVVPRGAGSGICGGANAVDGCVVLVTTKLDRIVEIDPDNRLAVVQPGVVNLDLREAAAKHGLFYPPDPSSYDWCTIGGNLATNAGGLCCVKYGVTTDSVLGLEVVLADGSLLRTGRRTVKGVAGYDLTKLFVGSEGTLGVITQATVALRPLPQAPATLVAAFASAGAAGAAVSGIVREGLVPSLLEIMDATTVKAVEAYLGTELGTGSDSGALLLCQSDAGGALAKRELAAIEQVCADAGAELVHSTDDVAEGNLLMKARRVVHYALEQRGACMTDDVCVPRTRIAELIEGCERISAEVGLTIAVCGHAGDGNMHPTVVYDATAAGEAERARRGFDAILELGLSLGGTVTGEHGIGRFKQDWLAREIGPVGLDVHRRIKQALDPGNLFNPGSMFSPT; encoded by the coding sequence ATGACCAACGACAGCCTGGTGGCCGAGCTGTGTTCCGTGCTCGGTGCTGAAGCCGTGCTCACCGACGCCGACGTGACCGCGGGTTACTCGCGCGACCAGATGCCGCTGGCACCCTCTGGAACCCCGCTGGCGGTGGTGTTCCCCACCGACGTGGACGGCGTGCGGGAGACCGTGCGGGCGTGTGCCGAGGCGGCGGTGCCGGTCGTCCCGCGGGGCGCGGGAAGCGGGATCTGCGGTGGCGCCAACGCGGTGGACGGTTGCGTCGTGCTGGTCACCACCAAACTGGATCGCATCGTCGAGATCGACCCGGACAACCGCCTCGCCGTGGTGCAGCCCGGTGTGGTGAACCTCGACCTACGCGAAGCGGCGGCCAAACACGGTCTGTTCTACCCGCCCGACCCATCCAGCTACGACTGGTGCACGATCGGTGGCAACCTCGCGACCAACGCGGGCGGGCTGTGCTGCGTGAAGTACGGCGTGACCACGGATTCCGTGCTGGGGCTGGAGGTGGTGCTCGCCGACGGCTCGCTGTTGCGAACCGGGCGACGCACAGTCAAGGGCGTCGCCGGCTACGACCTCACCAAGCTGTTCGTCGGCAGCGAGGGAACCCTCGGCGTGATCACGCAGGCCACGGTCGCGCTGCGTCCGCTGCCGCAGGCGCCTGCCACGCTGGTGGCGGCGTTCGCCTCGGCGGGTGCCGCGGGCGCCGCCGTGAGCGGGATCGTGCGCGAGGGGCTCGTACCGTCGCTGCTGGAAATCATGGACGCCACCACGGTAAAGGCGGTGGAGGCCTATCTCGGCACCGAGTTGGGTACCGGCTCCGACTCCGGGGCGTTGCTGCTGTGCCAGTCCGACGCCGGTGGCGCCCTCGCCAAGCGGGAACTCGCCGCGATCGAGCAGGTGTGTGCCGATGCCGGCGCTGAGCTCGTCCACTCCACCGACGACGTGGCCGAGGGCAACCTGCTGATGAAGGCGCGCAGGGTGGTCCACTACGCACTTGAGCAGCGTGGCGCCTGCATGACCGATGACGTCTGCGTGCCGCGCACGCGCATCGCTGAACTGATCGAGGGCTGCGAGCGCATCAGCGCCGAGGTGGGACTGACCATCGCTGTCTGCGGCCACGCCGGTGACGGCAACATGCACCCCACCGTGGTCTACGACGCCACCGCGGCGGGTGAGGCCGAGCGGGCGCGGCGTGGCTTCGACGCGATCCTCGAACTCGGCCTCTCGCTCGGCGGCACGGTGACCGGTGAACACGGCATCGGCAGGTTCAAGCAGGACTGGCTCGCCCGCGAGATCGGCCCGGTCGGGTTGGACGTGCACCGCAGGATCAAGCAGGCGCTGGACCCGGGGAACCTGTTCAACCCCGGCTCGATGTTCTCGCCGACGTAG
- a CDS encoding DUF6194 family protein, protein MDAAELKRYIETNFEGVTSVESSGDTFFTYDPDGDLPEQGWLPFATIVTGDHYDEVSALEETGCYRLNIGLPKAAYLARFGAAPTARGERGVLRTGFDYATRDQLLPHPHYASQYWVCVVSPSARMFDAVVRPLLAQSYEFAARKHANRRARRAGEPSQEG, encoded by the coding sequence GTGGACGCTGCCGAGTTGAAGCGCTACATCGAAACGAACTTCGAAGGGGTCACATCGGTGGAAAGCTCCGGTGACACCTTCTTCACCTACGACCCGGACGGCGACCTGCCGGAGCAGGGATGGCTGCCGTTCGCCACGATCGTGACCGGCGATCACTACGACGAGGTCTCCGCACTGGAAGAGACGGGGTGCTACCGGTTGAACATCGGACTGCCGAAGGCCGCGTACCTCGCCAGGTTCGGTGCCGCGCCCACCGCGCGTGGCGAGCGGGGCGTACTGCGGACCGGGTTCGACTACGCCACCCGTGATCAACTGCTGCCGCACCCCCACTACGCGTCGCAGTACTGGGTGTGCGTGGTTTCGCCGAGTGCGCGCATGTTCGACGCGGTGGTCCGACCGTTGCTGGCCCAGTCGTACGAGTTCGCGGCACGCAAGCACGCCAATCGCCGCGCCAGGCGGGCAGGCGAGCCGTCGCAGGAAGGCTGA
- a CDS encoding MarR family winged helix-turn-helix transcriptional regulator: MASTEHAEPRVPEPTEAELAIADELGRQMVRFMRLSVRAKSQVAKHGPDGIERAAYAILFRLVHEGPQRTSHLAEALHSDISTISRQSSSLVQHGLVERQADPEDGRASLLAPTEEGMRVFEENRRHRNRWLARVLSDWPEEDRIKLNVLFDRLNTGIEECDPLSADSSANCTTKGDDK, translated from the coding sequence ATGGCATCCACCGAGCACGCCGAGCCGCGCGTACCCGAACCCACGGAAGCCGAGCTGGCCATCGCCGACGAACTCGGCAGGCAGATGGTGCGGTTCATGCGGCTGTCGGTGCGCGCCAAGTCGCAGGTGGCCAAGCACGGACCGGACGGGATCGAGCGGGCGGCCTACGCGATCCTGTTCCGGCTCGTGCACGAGGGCCCGCAGCGCACGAGCCATCTCGCCGAGGCTCTGCATTCGGACATCTCCACCATCAGCAGGCAGAGCAGCTCGCTGGTGCAGCACGGCCTGGTGGAGCGGCAGGCCGACCCGGAGGACGGGCGCGCTTCGTTGCTCGCTCCCACCGAGGAGGGGATGCGGGTCTTCGAGGAGAACCGGCGTCACCGCAACCGGTGGCTGGCCAGGGTGCTCTCGGACTGGCCGGAGGAGGACCGCATCAAGCTCAACGTCTTGTTCGACCGGCTCAACACCGGGATCGAGGAGTGCGACCCACTCAGTGCCGACTCGTCGGCGAACTGCACGACCAAGGGGGACGACAAGTGA
- a CDS encoding MFS transporter, translating to MTGMFLAALDQTIVGTAIRTIADDLNGLSLQAWITTAYLITATIATPIYGKLSDIYGRKPFFLAAISIFMLGSVAATFAQSMYQLAAFRAVQGLGAGGLMSLALTILGDIVPPRRRAKYQGFFLAVFGTSTVLGPVLGGFFAGMDSFLDIEGWRWVFLINVPLGAVALFVVAKVLNVPHQRHDHRIDWWGGLALVITLVPLLLIAEQGREWGWDSTRAVVCYGIGAVGLVLFLFIEHVMKDQALIPLRLFRNPTFSVAIAGGVIVGVAMFGAIMLIPQYLQIVQGYSPTESGLLMLPLMLGIMSASVLSGQLTSRTGRYKIFPVIGTALMSAGMLLFAQVEWDTPIWQSMLFMAVIGLGLGGCMQTLIIAVQNAGPRRDMGVSTAAATFFRQIGGTLGVAVFLSILFSTLTDNIASAFRAAGVSPAAMNSVGGDIMQDSSFLQQLPIEQARPFFIGFTESINTVFYVGAGVAAVAFLVLLFMREIPLADSVGKPAPTDTKAPAGGTGDAEPADLVDAADEGDPDRTREPELVTAGRHALPQRNGQVELRADAVPTAGIGGNGSAEEPVRACVTGHIRRTDGTPVEGATLTLIDQVGRQVARATGRPDGGYAITAPGSGGYVLIVAAGGHQPQASSLVVGEAATRLDLTLTGSGEVSGQVRAAGEGTALPNVTVTLADARGEVTGACVTGSDGGYAFHGVGAGAHTLVASGPRLRPTAVMLTVPDSGEIRHDLELERATQLKGTARTDDDRVVPDARITVLDIDGNVAAVARTDESGRYLVGDLPEGDYTVVASGYPPATSKVTVSGEQAEHDVRLGYEQTIDDLAGDGR from the coding sequence ATGACGGGGATGTTCCTGGCCGCGCTGGACCAGACGATCGTCGGCACGGCGATCCGCACGATCGCCGATGACCTCAACGGTCTCAGCCTGCAGGCCTGGATCACCACCGCCTACCTGATCACCGCGACCATCGCGACGCCGATCTACGGCAAGCTGTCCGACATCTACGGCCGCAAGCCGTTCTTCCTGGCCGCGATCTCGATCTTCATGCTCGGGTCGGTCGCGGCGACGTTCGCGCAGAGCATGTACCAACTCGCCGCGTTCCGCGCGGTGCAGGGACTCGGCGCGGGCGGCCTGATGTCGCTGGCGCTGACCATCCTCGGCGACATCGTGCCACCCCGGCGACGGGCCAAGTACCAGGGCTTCTTCCTCGCCGTGTTCGGCACCTCCACCGTGCTCGGCCCCGTGCTGGGCGGCTTCTTCGCTGGCATGGACTCCTTCCTCGACATCGAGGGTTGGCGCTGGGTGTTCCTGATCAACGTGCCGCTCGGCGCGGTGGCGCTGTTCGTAGTGGCCAAGGTGCTCAACGTGCCGCACCAGCGCCACGACCACCGCATCGACTGGTGGGGCGGGCTCGCGCTCGTGATCACCCTGGTGCCGCTGCTGCTGATCGCCGAGCAGGGCAGGGAATGGGGCTGGGACTCCACCCGAGCCGTCGTCTGCTACGGCATCGGCGCCGTAGGGCTCGTGCTGTTCCTGTTCATCGAGCACGTCATGAAGGACCAGGCACTCATCCCGCTGCGGCTGTTCCGCAACCCGACGTTCAGCGTCGCGATCGCGGGAGGTGTGATCGTCGGCGTCGCGATGTTCGGCGCGATCATGCTGATCCCGCAGTACCTGCAGATCGTGCAGGGCTACTCCCCGACGGAGTCCGGCCTGCTGATGCTGCCGTTGATGCTCGGCATCATGTCTGCGTCGGTGCTGTCGGGCCAGCTCACCTCGCGTACCGGCCGGTACAAGATCTTCCCGGTTATCGGCACCGCGCTGATGTCGGCAGGCATGCTGCTGTTCGCGCAGGTCGAGTGGGACACACCCATCTGGCAGTCGATGCTGTTCATGGCCGTCATCGGGCTCGGGCTGGGTGGCTGCATGCAGACCCTGATCATCGCCGTGCAGAACGCGGGCCCGCGAAGGGACATGGGAGTCTCCACGGCGGCGGCGACGTTCTTCCGGCAGATCGGTGGCACGCTCGGCGTCGCGGTGTTCCTTTCGATCCTGTTCAGCACTCTGACCGACAACATCGCAAGCGCCTTCCGAGCAGCGGGCGTTTCACCCGCCGCGATGAACTCCGTGGGCGGCGACATCATGCAGGACTCCTCGTTCCTGCAGCAGTTGCCGATCGAGCAGGCACGCCCGTTCTTCATCGGGTTCACCGAGTCGATCAACACGGTGTTCTACGTCGGCGCGGGCGTCGCGGCGGTCGCGTTCCTCGTGCTGCTGTTCATGCGAGAGATCCCACTCGCCGACAGCGTCGGCAAGCCCGCTCCCACCGACACGAAGGCACCGGCGGGCGGGACGGGTGATGCCGAGCCTGCTGACCTCGTCGACGCGGCTGACGAAGGCGACCCCGACCGGACGAGGGAACCGGAACTGGTCACGGCGGGCAGGCACGCCCTGCCACAGCGGAACGGGCAGGTGGAGTTGCGCGCCGACGCGGTGCCAACGGCAGGGATAGGTGGCAACGGCTCGGCTGAGGAGCCCGTTCGGGCATGCGTGACCGGCCACATCCGCCGAACGGACGGCACCCCCGTGGAAGGCGCCACGCTGACCTTGATCGACCAGGTCGGCAGGCAGGTTGCCCGCGCCACCGGCCGACCGGACGGCGGCTACGCGATCACCGCGCCTGGCAGCGGTGGTTACGTGCTGATCGTGGCGGCGGGAGGCCACCAGCCGCAGGCGTCGAGCCTCGTGGTGGGAGAAGCGGCCACCCGACTGGACCTCACGCTGACGGGTTCCGGAGAGGTGTCAGGGCAGGTGCGAGCCGCGGGCGAGGGCACCGCGCTGCCGAACGTCACCGTCACGCTGGCGGACGCGCGCGGCGAGGTGACCGGCGCGTGCGTCACCGGCAGCGACGGCGGCTACGCCTTCCACGGCGTCGGAGCGGGGGCCCACACGCTCGTGGCCAGTGGGCCACGACTGCGGCCCACCGCGGTCATGCTCACCGTTCCCGACAGCGGTGAAATCAGGCACGACCTCGAACTGGAGCGGGCAACGCAGCTGAAGGGCACCGCGCGCACCGACGACGACCGGGTGGTCCCTGACGCCCGCATCACCGTGCTGGACATCGACGGCAACGTCGCCGCGGTGGCCAGGACGGACGAGTCGGGGCGGTACCTGGTCGGCGACCTGCCTGAGGGCGACTACACCGTGGTTGCCAGCGGCTACCCGCCCGCCACCAGCAAGGTGACGGTGTCCGGCGAACAGGCGGAGCACGACGTTCGGCTGGGCTACGAGCAGACGATCGACGACCTCGCGGGAGACGGTCGCTGA
- a CDS encoding YceI family protein → MRGLSGSVRSADGFPVGHAVLTVTDQQGLQVARAEADESGRVRTDPLPKGSYTTVVTAAGYLPIARTAQVAHDGTGSIGEVALAEEEAGVELPPAGPWTIDPAHSSPIVTARHLGIASVKARFTELSGRIHVARPVERSSVRAHIEAAAIDTGNKMRDDHLRSPDFLDVAAYPSIEFVSTGLTRRGSRTWLLGGELTLHGQCREVDLELRYGGYGPDPWGGSRAAFHAETQLRRDDFAINYNAMGRAGVAAVGTTVEVELDIEAVRGERLPEY, encoded by the coding sequence ATGCGCGGATTGTCCGGCTCGGTTCGCTCCGCCGACGGCTTCCCGGTGGGGCATGCGGTGCTCACGGTCACCGATCAGCAAGGCCTGCAGGTCGCGCGCGCCGAAGCCGACGAATCCGGCCGCGTGAGGACCGACCCGTTGCCGAAGGGCAGCTACACCACGGTGGTGACGGCGGCGGGCTACCTGCCCATCGCCCGCACCGCCCAGGTGGCGCACGACGGCACCGGCTCGATCGGTGAGGTGGCACTTGCCGAGGAGGAGGCGGGTGTCGAACTGCCTCCCGCAGGCCCGTGGACCATCGATCCCGCGCATTCCTCGCCGATCGTCACCGCTCGCCACCTCGGTATCGCCAGCGTCAAGGCACGCTTCACCGAGCTTTCCGGGCGCATCCACGTGGCGCGGCCGGTGGAGCGCTCGTCTGTGCGGGCACACATCGAAGCGGCCGCGATCGACACCGGCAACAAGATGCGCGACGACCATCTGCGTTCGCCGGACTTCCTCGACGTCGCGGCATACCCGTCGATCGAGTTCGTCAGCACCGGGCTCACCAGGCGCGGCTCCCGTACGTGGCTGCTGGGCGGTGAGTTGACCCTGCACGGTCAGTGTCGTGAGGTGGACCTCGAACTGCGATACGGCGGCTACGGCCCCGACCCTTGGGGTGGCAGCCGAGCGGCCTTCCATGCCGAGACCCAGCTTCGGCGCGACGATTTCGCGATCAACTACAACGCGATGGGGCGGGCGGGTGTCGCCGCAGTCGGGACGACCGTGGAGGTGGAGCTGGACATCGAAGCCGTTCGGGGCGAGCGACTGCCAGAGTACTAG
- a CDS encoding DedA family protein → MNVVHAEAASVGMDWLATAGPLLVWVIVLSFVFVECALIIGLFLPGDSLLFGAGVVLAQHGADTHAWGLSAAALVIAVVGNQVGYYVGRQTGTRFVARRGGKVLNQHNLNRARAFLNRRGFLAIVAARWIPWVRTLAPLIAGAAGMNSRRFMLATTVGAVLWVPTLVLIGYYGAGLLDVLPWLKTTLVWASVVLFLVGTVYGIWRYRQEMRRPIESDPEAARA, encoded by the coding sequence GTGAATGTTGTGCACGCCGAAGCCGCGAGCGTGGGAATGGACTGGCTCGCCACGGCCGGGCCCTTGCTCGTCTGGGTGATCGTGCTCAGCTTCGTGTTCGTCGAATGCGCGCTGATCATCGGACTTTTCCTGCCGGGCGACTCGTTACTTTTCGGTGCCGGCGTGGTGCTGGCCCAGCACGGAGCCGACACGCATGCCTGGGGCCTTTCCGCAGCCGCACTCGTGATCGCCGTGGTGGGTAACCAGGTCGGGTACTACGTCGGCAGGCAGACCGGAACCCGGTTCGTTGCCCGGCGAGGCGGCAAGGTGCTCAACCAGCACAACCTGAACCGTGCGCGTGCCTTCCTCAACCGCAGAGGTTTCCTCGCGATCGTCGCGGCACGCTGGATTCCGTGGGTCCGCACTCTCGCCCCGCTGATCGCCGGAGCCGCCGGGATGAACTCACGCCGGTTCATGCTGGCCACCACGGTGGGCGCGGTGCTGTGGGTGCCCACGCTCGTGCTCATCGGCTACTACGGTGCGGGCCTGCTGGACGTGCTGCCCTGGCTGAAGACCACGTTGGTATGGGCGAGTGTGGTGCTTTTCCTGGTGGGCACGGTGTACGGCATCTGGCGGTACCGCCAGGAGATGCGGCGCCCGATCGAGAGCGACCCGGAAGCGGCTCGCGCCTGA
- a CDS encoding VOC family protein: MSKLAGMHHLALTVTDIDRSVPWYVRVLGLEEVTRREDPELGLRKVVLSPPGEGFAVMLVQHTHAARPPFDERHTGLDHVAFRVASRADLAAWERRLADYGVTFTPAEPSRTSPGCALVAFRDPDGIQLEVWADPE; the protein is encoded by the coding sequence ATGTCCAAGCTCGCTGGCATGCATCACCTCGCCCTCACGGTGACCGACATCGACCGCAGCGTGCCCTGGTATGTCCGGGTGCTCGGCCTCGAGGAGGTCACCCGCCGCGAGGACCCCGAACTGGGGTTGCGCAAGGTGGTGTTGTCCCCTCCGGGTGAGGGCTTCGCCGTGATGCTGGTGCAGCACACCCATGCCGCACGCCCGCCGTTCGACGAACGGCATACCGGGCTCGACCATGTCGCGTTCCGGGTTGCCTCCCGCGCCGACCTGGCCGCGTGGGAGCGGCGCCTCGCCGACTACGGCGTCACCTTCACCCCAGCCGAACCTTCGCGCACCTCACCGGGATGTGCGTTGGTCGCCTTCCGTGACCCGGACGGCATCCAGTTGGAGGTCTGGGCCGACCCCGAATGA
- a CDS encoding nucleoside/nucleotide kinase family protein encodes MTTFDELLIRAQALVNGGERAVLGIAGPPASGKTTLAWRLADTLGSSAAVVGMDGFHLAQAELNRLGRADRKGAPDTFDAYGYVHLIRRLAEGKELVYAPEFRREIEEPIACAVPVPPSVRLVLTEGNYLLLDTEPWNELRSLLDEVWFLAPDEDDRVERLVTRHRKFGRSLVEAQQRARGSDQRNADLIAPSARRADLVVRDMELPYFAV; translated from the coding sequence ATGACGACGTTCGACGAGCTGTTGATCAGGGCACAGGCTCTTGTCAACGGGGGTGAGCGCGCGGTGCTCGGTATCGCGGGCCCACCGGCGTCAGGGAAAACGACGCTGGCGTGGCGGTTGGCCGACACGCTGGGCTCCAGTGCCGCCGTGGTGGGAATGGACGGCTTTCATCTGGCGCAGGCGGAGCTGAACCGGCTGGGGAGGGCAGACCGCAAGGGCGCGCCCGACACCTTCGACGCGTATGGGTACGTGCACCTGATCCGCAGGCTGGCCGAGGGCAAGGAACTGGTCTACGCGCCCGAGTTCCGGCGGGAGATCGAGGAGCCGATCGCCTGCGCCGTTCCGGTTCCGCCGAGCGTGCGGTTGGTGCTGACGGAAGGCAACTATCTGTTGCTCGACACCGAGCCATGGAACGAGCTGCGTTCGCTGCTCGACGAGGTGTGGTTTCTCGCGCCCGACGAGGACGACCGGGTGGAGCGGCTGGTGACGCGGCATCGCAAATTCGGGCGCTCGCTGGTGGAGGCGCAGCAGCGAGCGCGTGGTTCCGATCAGCGCAACGCCGACCTGATCGCGCCGAGTGCGCGGCGCGCCGACCTCGTGGTGCGCGACATGGAGCTGCCGTACTTCGCCGTCTGA